In Salvia miltiorrhiza cultivar Shanhuang (shh) chromosome 4, IMPLAD_Smil_shh, whole genome shotgun sequence, the DNA window TGAAATGTAACTTGGTTGGGCTTGTTATGTTATATAGGTTGTGAATTTGGTAGAACCTCTGAAAAACCATGAAAATAGATGCCCAGTGTTTGGTATCCAAAACTAATACCAAGTTAAGAGAATGAAATGATCAAAATACCCAGAGATCTTATGGAATATTATGATGAGATATTTGATCTGAAGCCAATTTTCCCAGAGATGCACTCATATGGAAGAAGCATCAAACCCCAAATTTCCGACAACAACAGCAATTCTTCATCAAATTCCACTGCAACAGTCCTAAAATTGATCTCTTTTGAGAGCTCAAATTCACCACAAATTGATCAAAGCTCCATAAATCTTGACTACTCTCTAACCTCCGAAATCATAAATTTCTCGTCTTATACAAAGGATGATTTCAGCAGCAACGACGAATACTACCCTCGCTCACATAAAAGGATTAATTCTTATGCAACAACAAGAACTCCCTCACAAGTCGTGGATCACGTCGTTGCCGAGAGAAAGAGGAGAAAAAATATAAGCCAACTCTTCACCAATCTCTCCAAAATCATGTCGGGCCTCAAAAAGTTTGGACTTTTTTCAACCAATTTTGATTGAAGCAGTGTCATGCGCGCCATGGAGAAGAAGAACAACCGCCGTGGAAACCGaactattctctctctctctctctctctctctctctctctctcttcctcactCTTCCGATCAGTGCACATTCGTGAACAAGCAACCCCCTCTCGATGCATCTCAATGCCTCACTCAATTTCTCAACCAAGCAACCCTCTCAACCAATTTTCCTTGCTCCCAAACCTCAAAATCGAAAATAGCCTTAGTTCCCTTGTCCGGATTTAATATTGCCGCCGCTGCAACTATTGACAGCCAGCGAACGTCAATGAGGAACGACGATGTCGGCTAGGGCatggtggtggtgatggtgATGGGAATTGGGGGAAATTGTGTGAACAAAAAAACTAACAAGACTTACTGTAGCTTTGAGCTTCACAAATCGAGGGTGACCCCCAATTGTAATTCCTATGAGGAACAATGATTTAGCCTCGGGCCAGCGTCGTCCAACTACAGGCATTCCGCTTAATTTCACTTGCTTatcaaacataaaaaaatatctagTTAAACACCTAATAAGCCCTTAACTTACCTATCAAACTGGGCCTAATTATTCCAATTTAATTTGTGCGTTAGAAAGAGAAATGGGACTGATTAAGGATGACATCTTCTGTCCGACAATTTAGTGTGTCACACCGtgtcttatttttaatttttctattttataattatttattgtaaaaataaaatataatttatcactaaaaattagtaaaatttaaaaatattatactatcatcatttgaattaattaatccaaataattaattattcattcaaataaatataaaaacttaattatAAACTCTAAATGGATGAATAAAttcttgttaattattttttattatactaaaataaattaattaaatttaaaaaaaataaaatttataataaatgaCCAGTGGGACACGGTGGAACAGATGGTCCCATCCGGACTGATTATATATCTCAGGAATAttgaaattactatttttattcatttgatGAGATCCTATATGAAAAcatcaatatttacaaaattcgaATTAATCTAAGACAACCAACTTCTGATACTCTTTCCTAGAAATCGCAGCTTCCATTACAGCCTCCGGATCCATTACTCCACCCTCTTCAAGAAACAAAGTCATCAAATTCTTGGAGTAGCCGCTCACCAGCGCCACCCCCGGCTCGTTCGCCGGCACCGGCGTCGCCTTCGAATCCCTCAAATTCCAAAACACAATCTCCGGCACACATTCTCCGTATCCCTTCTCTCTGTATTTCCTCACGATCGCCTCATAATCCGTCTCCCACGGATTCATTGAAGCCTCATCGAATTCCATATCGCTGAACACAAACAGCCTCTTTATCATCTCCTCCGCCTTCAACTTCCCCTTCACGGCCACTTTCAGTATCACATCAAACACCTTCTGGAAATCTGTGTTCCCTCCCCACTCCATTCTCCTAACAAACTCAGTCTTCTCTTTCAAGCTTTCCCCTCTCACTATCTGGAGCTGTGGGCTTTCGCTGAAGGTGATGAGCTTCCCCTTCCATGGCTTCTCGCTCAGCTCCGACACCAGAACTCCTAGCGCCACCGACACCTCCATCGGGATCCCAGACATACTCCCGGAGACATCACAGACTGCAAGGCAATTGCTCAGTTTCCCCTTCTTCGCCACGTCCTCCACCATTCTCTTCCACTGAAGCTCCGCCACTTTGGCGGTGCCACTGTCTTCATCATCATCGAGAGAGGCGATGATCTGATGAGGAAGCAACGCGCCAGCTGCAATCTTTGCTTGGCCGGACTCCACTCTATCAAGGTACTCGCGAAATCTTTCCTCGTCGTGCTTGAGGAACTTACTCGTGTATGTTTTCATAGCCACAGACGCCACTCTATTGTAAGGCAGAGAGCCCCAATCATTGGCGCCGATATACACCTCCGGCAGCTCCAGCGCCCTCCGCAGCGGCACCAGCACCTCCTTCCTCAGCCTATCCCTCACGCGATACGCGTAATGCGCCTCCTCCACGCCTTGATACTCTGCATATTCCGCCCTCGGAAACACCTTCTTCGCCACGGTTTCGCACAGCAGCGTTATTCTGTCGAACGACGAATCAAGAGAGGGGCACCATTTCGCGGCGAGGCTGATCTTGTTCAATTTCCCAGATTTCAACATCTCCATATCCGATCTCAAACCCTGCGCGAATAGATCAGAGATTCGGTCATGCAAGACCTTAAATTTGGCATCCTCATTATACCTCTTCACAACTCTCTTCGCCTTTTTCAGCCTCTTCTCTTCGCGGGTTTGCCCCGTTTCCACACATTTCCTACCCTCAGTCAACTGTGTCTTCAAACATCTCCTCATCCTTAACAAATGTGTTGTTCTGGTCCAAAAATTCCTCCGCCGCTTCATCTCCTTCTTAAATTTCTTCGCCTCCGTCAACTCCCTATTTACTCTCCCCCACTGCTCCTTGGCCGATTTCCAAGCTTTCCACTTCTCCCCCGTCTCTTTCGCAGATTCTCGCGCCTTGGGCCCTTCTAGAATCCGGAAAAGGATCTCCAGCAAATCTTTCATGTAGCCGAAATCCGCGAAAGCGGCCACGTtggcggctagggttttggGGTGGCAATCGTGCAGCCACAGCGCGGCTGTGTAGAACCCTTCTTTGTCGGATTTTCCGGTGCCTCTGACTCCTCGGAGATTGCAGACAAGCTTCAGGGCCTTCAATGGGTCGTGAGCCCACGCGAGCCGCAGGCGGTTGATCAAGGTTTCCGGTGGCGTGTCGGGGACGACGTGGAAGAAGAAATCCAGACAGGGATTGCCCGTCGATAGAAATGTCGGAGAAAGATATTCGGTGAGGCCCATTGGAGGGCTTTCACCGATTAGAGCTTTCTTGAAATTTAAGACACATACATGTATGGAGGATTGTGGGTAGATCTCAGGTGGCCCGACGAGAAGAGCAGCCATGATTGTTAGAGAGGAGATTGGTCGTGTTTGTGATGGAAAGAGGTGATTGCGAATATGTTACTGAAATTAATGAGTGAATCAAGCATTCTTTTGTAGGGGCGCAAACTTGGATGCTACGCACCTCATTTAATTTTGGGACTGTTTCCTAGTATAACGGACTGAATCAGTCGTATTACAAATTAGGGTTTtatctaattattttattttttatgtatccGTAGCCTTCAAGTTTCTGTTTTTATGTATATGAAATATTTGTGGCGATTTTTGTGAGGCGGGTGTAATCGaatcgagccgaaccgaataatggtgtgctcaagtttggtttgtttagtatcgaatcgaatcccgaactttacttaccgaatactttgaggctcgtgagcggctcacgagcctaatcgagcatataagaactttctaaatttatatttatattcaaaatattgattattttattttaaaaataaattattttatttaaaataataaatatattaattatttttttatgacaaataaaattaattagagatttaatacaattattattaattttagtggataaatataagttgtatatactaataatttatatttttcaagttgaatcacttgacgaacatgttcatgagctaacgagccgaatactactaagctcaagtttggtttgtttatttatcgagcttctctaaatgaacttgaacgagcttttttcgagccgagctccgaatagttcgcgagcggcttgatTTGTTTACACCCCTAGGCGGTGGGGATCTTGTGCAGCGCCCAATTCGACCGGGCTACCAATTTACAAATCCGGCCCAATTTCATTCGGGTCATCGGACAGTCGGGCCAAACTCGTTCAataaattttttcattattaatttttttaatattataaaaatttaaataaactaaaatcaatctaaatgataattataaacaaaataaaaatataaatcataCTACAAATAGCTTACTAAAATTATAAACTGAAATCTAAAATTGATTCATGCGTTTACTAATAGCTTATGAAATATAAAAGCTATTAAcactttaataaaatataaaagttcctataaaatataaaagctCTGTTATTTGCAAATTAACACTACAATGTTGGGACAATTAAGGTGGaaaaaaatggtggaaaaaaaatagtgaaattacAATTAAGAATCGACCGAATTAAATTATAAGTAAAAcaattgtttcaaaaatataaaattaaaaaaagtaaaCAAAACATTGGCAGATTATATTTTGCCTTAAATATGCGCATCAAAGCACatgtaaaatgtaaaaattagaaAGGATAAATTAGGGTTTATTAGTAATAGAAATATAGaatatctttaaaaaaaattaaaaagattgggCGGGCCTTTTGGCCCGAAAACCCCAAACTTTTTAGCCCTAAAGTCCGGTCGGCCCGGCTGGCTGATTGGACGGACTTTTCAGGCTCGAATTTTTTTTCGGGCCTCTATTTTATAGAACCCAAACCCAACCGTAAATACGGGCGGTCCGGGCCGATTTTGCTAGCTCTAGTTAACTCCTTCTTCTTTGATTTCTATATGTACCAAGTAGTTCCTCCAAATTTGTTGAAAGGTCCAAAATTAAACGAACCCTCTCCAAATACATCATCTATTTTAGTctgtttcataattttatattcattttttcttttagtaaattaaaaatacataatttttagtatcattttttctattttaatctGCCCcacaattttgtatttatttctatttttaataaaagtaagtGGAACCTTCACTTTACTTTATCATTATAACACTCTCACAAATGTGGgatccttattccactcacaagtCACAACACACCCAATTACTACTTCAGTCCCAACGAAGTTGAGTCGTaatcctttttgggtcgtcccaacgaagttgagtcgtttccctttttggattaaattAAAGTTACTTTTTCATTCACTCTCTCTTTCATGATATTTTTTCATTCACTTTTCATTTCACTTTTACACTAAACATCAGTTTCTTAAATCTCGTGTTCAAAAGAAACGCCTCACTTTcgctgagacggagggagtactttataaAAATTCGTGTCATTCTCAAACGAATACTAaaaattgggacggagggaatattagcGTGCTTATTGATATAGTCTTTGCTTAGATAGAATAAccacaaatttaaaatatatttgagcTATAAAAACTAATTTACCCttattaaaaagaataaaaataaataaaataaaatttagttggCAACTTTAAAAGTAAcctatttaatttgatataagtattttataaaaataccCTTAATTTGAAGGGAGAAAAAAATACACCCTAACTTTCCACCCATCCCCACCGGCCCGGGGATCTGCGGCACTTGCCCCCACCCAACTAGTGAACAACGGCAATTACAAAAATTCACGATTTTGATCCAATTTGTGAAATTGAGTGACAGTTCAATTTGCTAAGAAATTAATTACTACTAGTTTCCACAATTATATAGGTCAAAGAATAAGAATGCGACGTAATTAAGCTGATCATTAGTATTGTTAGAAATATTAAAATAGGGAAGATTCGAAATGCTAATGAGACATATTTAAATAGGGAAGATTCGGTATACTTAAAGATGCAATAGCAATAAACAGATGATCGATCTCTCTCCCGCAACTCAATCTTGTTGAGCGAACCAAGGGTGTCTGAGAGCGTCGGCGGCTGAAATCCTGTTGTTTGGGTGGTACGCCAAGAGCCTCCCGAGCAGATGAAATCCAGCATGATTGAGCGGCGCCGCGCCTGACGCAGACATGATGAGAGGCCGCAGAAGGTTGGTCCGGCCGCAGAGGACCTCGCGAATGCAGGCGAGCTGATGAGCATCCGATTGGCCTTGGAAAAGGGGTTGGTCCAACACGAACTCCGCCATGATGCACCCCACCGACCACACGTCGATGGCGCTCGTGTAGCTGCGGCACCCGCCCAGAACCTCCGGCGCCTTGTACCACCTGGTCCCCGCGCCGGCGCTGCACCGCGATCCGAGGCGCGCCGAGAGCCCGAAGTCGCAGATTTTGAGGTCGTAGTTGGCGCCTCCGAAGAGAATGTTGGCCGGCTTGAGATCCCTGTGCACGACGCCGTGGTGGTGGAGGAAGGCGACGCCCCTGAGAATTTCCCGCATGAGGGTCTTGGTTATGGAGAGCGGGAAGGGCTGCTCCATCACCGCCCTCACCCTCTGGAGGTCGTACTCCAAGTACTCCATCACCACGAACACGCGGGCCCCATCCCTCGCCACTTTCTTGAATTCCACTATGTTGGGGTGCCGCGGCAGGGATTTCAGGATGTCGATCTCCATCAGTAGCCCTCCGCCGCCAACCTCCTCCTTCATCGCCACCGTCTCCTTGCTTTTCCTGTCTCGCGCTCTGTACACCACGCCGAAGGCCCCCCGGTTGATCTCCTTCTCAATCTCGTACTCATCGAATAAAGATTTGTAAACCCTAACTTCTTTCTTCAACAAGGTACCCGTCTTCTCCTTGTAAACCCAATCTTCTTTCTCGAACAAGAAGGGGTTCTCGGGAAGCCCCAATTCCGCCATCATCGAACTCGAGAGCTCAAATTAATctcaaactaataataataataataataatgtgtattgCTTCTGCAGTTTGGTTACTTTATATATATCGTGTGTCAATATTGCCTATTCCTACTAGGATTGATCACCGATCGACTACTAATCCCGCTACAGCTCTAAAACTTTAATTACTTCAGGCTTTTCAATCAAGAAATCGCGTTTTAGTTTGTTTATTTCCATATATAATCTCAATTTGTATCTAATAATAATTATGGTAACTTACTAAAATCTAGTTATTTCTTCTTTACGAAACACTATTGAACTTGGTTTCTGATCTTCTTTACAAATATTTGTTTCCTTGTGTCATGTATCAGTATATTTATTACCATGCTAACCACTATCTATTTGTATCTACTGCCCAGTTCGGGTAAATATAAATAttggagtatattttaattgcGTAATTCTCTTGTATATTTGTACATGTTAAACCTCAAATTATattcactttatcaaaaatattttgaattataaacatattttttaaaatatactattaaacTATTAGGTCTAATGTCCCGTGTCTATTTTTCGATTTCCGGAAGCATAATGTAGATCGCCAGATGCTACCgtgtaattatattttattgtattaagTGACATAACACAAAAAACACGATGTCGTTTTGTGCCACGTCAGTTCATTCAAATCGCGTTGAAGGTCAGTTTATCCAACATCgacttaattttttaaatgatatagCATAAACAACCTGATTTTGTGTCAtgtcaattaaaataataaaatataaattacactaTGGCATCCAACGAGCCACGTTATGATTCCGAGGACAGAAAAATGGACGAGAAACATTTTTAATACAAACTTAAAAGTTTGGGGTTTTTAAAGATATTTCTTATAGTTTGAGACATTTTTTATAAGTAGGTATAGTTTAtgatttaatatgatatttaccatTTACCATTTTCTGATGTATCTCGCTTTCAGGACCAATAAGTGATATCAGACCGTCATTGATCTTACTGAATTACTAAAATGATATCAGAAAACGACTTGTTATTGATTGTCTTAAAGTTTCAAGTTAGAAACTTTTCGAGAATCGATCTAAACAAAtcttatctttttattataaatattcctttatGTGCACGCATCTCATACTTCGAATATGTTAGGGTGGCTTAGGTGAGCATTCAGATAGTTTGATCTAAAATTGAACCGAACC includes these proteins:
- the LOC131021376 gene encoding uncharacterized protein LOC131021376; amino-acid sequence: MAALLVGPPEIYPQSSIHVCVLNFKKALIGESPPMGLTEYLSPTFLSTGNPCLDFFFHVVPDTPPETLINRLRLAWAHDPLKALKLVCNLRGVRGTGKSDKEGFYTAALWLHDCHPKTLAANVAAFADFGYMKDLLEILFRILEGPKARESAKETGEKWKAWKSAKEQWGRVNRELTEAKKFKKEMKRRRNFWTRTTHLLRMRRCLKTQLTEGRKCVETGQTREEKRLKKAKRVVKRYNEDAKFKVLHDRISDLFAQGLRSDMEMLKSGKLNKISLAAKWCPSLDSSFDRITLLCETVAKKVFPRAEYAEYQGVEEAHYAYRVRDRLRKEVLVPLRRALELPEVYIGANDWGSLPYNRVASVAMKTYTSKFLKHDEERFREYLDRVESGQAKIAAGALLPHQIIASLDDDEDSGTAKVAELQWKRMVEDVAKKGKLSNCLAVCDVSGSMSGIPMEVSVALGVLVSELSEKPWKGKLITFSESPQLQIVRGESLKEKTEFVRRMEWGGNTDFQKVFDVILKVAVKGKLKAEEMIKRLFVFSDMEFDEASMNPWETDYEAIVRKYREKGYGECVPEIVFWNLRDSKATPVPANEPGVALVSGYSKNLMTLFLEEGGVMDPEAVMEAAISRKEYQKLVVLD
- the LOC131023371 gene encoding cyclin-dependent kinase G-2-like — its product is MMAELGLPENPFLFEKEDWVYKEKTGTLLKKEVRVYKSLFDEYEIEKEINRGAFGVVYRARDRKSKETVAMKEEVGGGGLLMEIDILKSLPRHPNIVEFKKVARDGARVFVVMEYLEYDLQRVRAVMEQPFPLSITKTLMREILRGVAFLHHHGVVHRDLKPANILFGGANYDLKICDFGLSARLGSRCSAGAGTRWYKAPEVLGGCRSYTSAIDVWSVGCIMAEFVLDQPLFQGQSDAHQLACIREVLCGRTNLLRPLIMSASGAAPLNHAGFHLLGRLLAYHPNNRISAADALRHPWFAQQD